One genomic region from Myxocyprinus asiaticus isolate MX2 ecotype Aquarium Trade chromosome 27, UBuf_Myxa_2, whole genome shotgun sequence encodes:
- the srpx2 gene encoding sushi repeat-containing protein SRPX2 — translation MVKILINLLVQLSIIYQTLGHITEGSGSTYHDNNEVVHGEETYNTPHLDYKHPQWCHTFKLANGEAACSSPRGRHHQSTLGTRCLLSCDRGHKLLGRSSVQCMPNRRWSGTALCRKVRCHVLPLIDHSTYSCTHGFVADSRCDYTCYVGYQIEGDRYRMCQEDGKWSGTEPTCADHDPPILKCPLSRVKVAEPGKLTARVSWDRPVAKDTADRALQVLRSGLESGSDFPEGIHVIRYKAYDQARNSAICKFTVRIEVRRCPKLKPPMHGYLSCSSDGNNYGAICEYHCEPGYERAGFSTRVCQLNRSWSDKAAECVLMNIKTDVRSAGALLDQFYEKRRLLVVSTPDNANQYYKLQNMMLQRAGCGLDLRHVTVIELLGTAPRAVGRIKKQHLEPEAIEGLRQALHISTAYFTMVLLDEYGVDRERFVNPTTSDELYTYIEEYLLTEEERERLEMNKDFCD, via the exons ATGGTAAAAATTCTTATTAATCTGCTTGTTCAGTTGTCCATCATATATCAGACTCTGGGACATATCACTGAGG GCTCTGGGTCGACTTACCATGACAATAATGAAGTTGTGCATGGGGAAGAGACTTACAACACCCCTCATTTGGACTACAAAC ATCCACAGTGGTGCCACACATTTAAGCTAGCCAATGGGGAGGCAGCTTGTTCTTCTCCTCGAGGCAGGCATCACCAAAGCACACTTGGAACCCGCTGTTTGCTCTCATGCGATCGAGGACATAAACTGCTGGGCCGGTCATCAGTGCAATGCATGCCCAACCGCCGATGGTCTGGAACTGCTCTTTGTCGAA AGGTGCGCTGCCATGTTCTGCCTCTGATTGACCACAGCACATATAGTTGTACCCATGGCTTTGTGGCAGACTCCAGGTGTGACTACACCTGCTATGTAGGCTACCAGATCGAGGGAGATCGCTATCGTATGTGCCAAGAAGATGGAAAATGGAGTGGCACAGAACCAACTTGTGCAG ATCATGACCCCCCCATACTGAAATGTCCTTTGTCCAGAGTGAAAGTAGCAGAACCAGGAAAACTAACAGCCAGGGTGTCCTGGGACCGCCCTGTTGCCAAGGATACAGCTGACAGAGcactaca GGTCTTACGAAGTGGACTGGAGTCTGGATCTGACTTTCCTGAAGGAATTCATGTAATTCGATATAAAGCCTACGACCAGGCTCGCAACTCAGCAATTTGCAAATTTACTGTGCGTATTGAAG TGAGACGGTGTCCAAAGCTGAAGCCGCCTATGCATGGATATCTGAGCTGTTCATCTGATGGCAATAATTATGGGGCTATATGTGAATACCATTGTGAGCCTGGCTATGAGAGGGCAGGATTTTCCACACGTGTTTGTCAACTTAACCGTAGCTGGTCTGATAAAGCAGCAGAGTGTGTAC TAATGAACATAAAAACAGACGTCAGGTCTGCAGGTGCTCTACTTGACCAGTTTTATGAAAAGAGAAGGCTTCTCGTTGTGTCTACACCAGATAACGCTAACCAGTACTACAAGCTTCAGAACATGATGCTGCAG AGGGCTGGATGTGGTCTGGATCTGCGACATGTGACAGTGATCGAGCTATTAGGAACGGCACCTCGTGCAGTGGGGCGCATCAAAAAACAACACCTAGAGCCCGAGGCTATAGAGGGTCTTAG ACAGGCGCTGCATATCTCTACAGCATATTTCACCATGGTGCTGCTAGATGAATACGGTGTGGATCGGGAGCGTTTTGTTAACCCCACCACCTCTGATGAGCTCTACACATACATAGAGGAGTACCTCCTTACAGAGGAGGAGCGCGAGAGACTGGAAATGAACAAGGACTTCTGTGACTGA
- the LOC127418245 gene encoding synaptotagmin-like protein 4 has product MVQNLEITVSLLTDSEQDFILEVLRRDEELRRLEEERVKRLKAELLVIRRKGAKRGSGKYSERSCGRCQEPMGLLARGSQCRACKHHICRKCQSIRSNGSCMCTVCTKEIDLKMSTGDWFYDEKVNRFSTAPGHNLVRVSLRKRSQIKRRETAGEFMLSRMELNSHQAVPVPKPRLKDVALTNESSPHEVNERLDVREQQRSDTESTEKSSLGSNCTESSHSTPLMQRKEMTAKISPAAPTVSSLTEPTSSNSISSSTSAIETASLIHHMNFCSESLPEVDGIFKKSVRRVHKLSDIKPASTLDLREDGTECTVSSIRDRSKSVPGLNADDEEEEEDDIDNLVNIHRQKCCDSWGTLQGSRTTMGSTMSVYSEAGDYDRVEVSGDIVFSLCYDDPSQSLTILVRECRGLAYADAAKKKCNPYVKAYLLPDRSKKKTSIKHNTINPSFKENLKYSINHTQLLTRTLQLSVWHYDRFGRNAFLGEVEMPMDDHDIDSAHEECMVLREKAATPSAPSLFDQYKGELVISLKYVTSNNAKSAKGKGKKTRPEDGGELHVLIKEAKNLTAMTAGGTSDSFVKGYLLPSKNKSSLKRKTQVVKKTLNPHYDHTFIYKVLSLEQLKDMCLELTVWDREALSSNDFLGGVRLSLGAVTVKEGKEERVADSTGEEISLWQKMIQYPDCWAEATLPLRSSMGRGK; this is encoded by the exons ATGGTGCAGAACTTGGAGATCACCGTATCCTTGCTGACGGACTCGGAGCAAGATTTCATTCTAGAAGTCTTACGGCGGGATGAGGAACTGAGGCGCTTGGAGGAGGAGCGCGTGAA GAGGCTAAAAGCTGAGTTGCTGGTAATCCGAAGAAAGGGTGCCAAACGTGGCAGTGGGAAATATAGTGAACGCAGCTGCGGCCGCTGCCAGGAACCCATGGGTCTTCTGGCCCGTGGTAGCCAGTGTAGAGCTTGCAAACATCACATTTGCAGAAAATGTCAATCCATTCGATCCAATGGGTCTTGCATGTGCACAGTGTGTACCAAAGAGAT agaTCTTAAGATGAGCACTGGAGATTGGTTCTACGACGAGAAGGTTAACCGCTTCTCTACAGCTCCTGGACACAACTTAGTCCGAGTTTCCCTCAGGAAGAGGTCTCAGA TTAAAAGGCGTGAGACAGCTGGGGAATTTATGTTAAGCAGAATGGAGTTGAATTCCCACCAGGCAGTGCCTGTGCCCAAACCTAGACTGAAGGACGTTGCACTAACAAACGAGAG CTCTCCTCATGAGGTAAATGAGAGACTTGATGTACGAGAGCAGCAGCGTAGTGACACAGAATCAACTGAGAAATCCAGTCTGGGCAGCAACTGCACAGAATCATCCCACAGTACCCCACTAATGCAGAG AAAAGAGATGACAGCTAAGATCAGCCCAGCAGCCCCCACTGTATCCAGCCTGACAGAACCCACTAGCTCTAACAGCATTTCAAGCTCCACCTCAGCCATTGAAACA GCCTCTTTAATTCATCACATGAATTTCTGCTCTGAATCATTGCCTGAAGTTGATGGGATTTTCAAGAAAAGCGTCAGAAGAGTGCACAAACTTTCAG ATATTAAACCAGCCTCCACACTTGATTTGCGTGAAGATGGAACAGAGTGTACTGTATCCTCTATAAGAGACAGAAGCAAGTCCGTCCCTGGCCTTAATGCT gatgatgaggaggaggaggaggatgatatTGATAACTTGGTGAATATACACAGACAAAAATGTTGTGATAGCTGGGGAACTCTGCAAGGCTCAAGG ACCACTATGGGCAGTACAATGAGTGTGTACAGTGAAGCAGGAGACTATGACAGGGTTGAAGTGAGTGGAGACATTGTCTTCTCTCTCTGCTACGATGATCCCAGTCAGAGCCTGACTATCTTGGTCCGTGAGTGTCGAGGGCTGGCTTATGCTGATgcagcaaaaaagaaatgcaaCCC ATATGTCAAGGCCTACCTCCTTCCAGACAGAAGCAAGAAGAAAACATCTATCAAACATAACACCATCAACCCCAGTTTTAAGGAAAACCTGAAG TATTCTATTAATCACACCCAGCTTCTGACTCGCACACTACAACTCTCAGTTTGGCACTATGACCGTTTTGGCCGCAATGCTTTTCTGGGTGAGGTGGAGATGCCAATGGATGACCATGACATTGACTCTGCCCATGAGGAGTGTATGGTTCTTAGAGAAAAG GCAGCTACCCCATCAGCACCATCTCTGTTTGATCAATACAAAGGAGAGCTGGTGATTTCACTTAAATATGTCacatcaaataatgcaaagagtGCTAAGGGAAAAG GGAAAAAGACCAGACCTGAGGATGGTGGTGAGCTGCATGTGTTGATCAAAGAGGCCAAAAATCTGACTGCCATGACAGCTGGAGGCACATCTGATTCCTTTGTGAAAGG GTATCTGCTGCCATCGAAGAACAAGTCTTCCTTGAAGAGGAAGACTCAGGTGGTGAAGAAGACACTGAACCCACACTATGACCAcacatttatttacaaagtgtTGAGTCTGGAGCAACTGAAGGACATGTGTCTGGAGCTCACTGTCTGGGACAGAGAGGCACTGTCCAGCAACGACTTCCTGGGAGGAGTCCGCCTCAGCTTGGGAGCAG TGACTGTGAAGGAGGGAAAGGAAGAGCGGGTGGCAGACTCGACGGGGGAGGAGATCTCACTGTGGCAGAAGATGATACAGTATCCAGACTGTTGGGCAGAGGCCACTCTTCCATTGCGCTCATCCATGGGAAGGGGCAAGTAA
- the trmt12 gene encoding tRNA wybutosine-synthesizing protein 2 homolog, with protein sequence MVVIPCLKVPQRHAQLYRKYLLSQGVLDRKYCTQKHPDGTVTLPLRASDLLDIVALKEYIAQDSFCEIVDVQVPQLSKKDRNKSVHERLVETTQSLVVSKGEIWSEELKRDMPCRWQCHGDLVLFGEGCFSNAIWKDIGSEFWTAVAQTLGVKRIAQIKKISQDGYRTPIVTMLLGDSSYVTHIDNHIRYEFDVTKCMFSSGNITEKLRIASFDCSGETVIDLYAGIGYFTLPYLVHAKAAHVHACEWNPDAVKALRRNLLINGVLDYCTVHQGDNRQLPLSDLADRVNLGLIPSSEEGWPVACRLLKKSTGGILHIHQNVTTPLHHQTPEHSSAIDVKKSSAVKESPLRIQKDMEVWTAWARDTASRICLLLLDITGATWRTNIMHIEHVKTYAPHISHVVLDLECRPL encoded by the exons ATGGTTGTTATTCCGTGTTTAAAGGTGCCGCAGCGCCATGCACAACTGTACAG AAAATATCTACTGTCACAAGGTGTTTTGGACCGCAAGTACTGTACACAAAAGCACCCAGATGGGACAGTAACGCTTCCACTCCGAGCATCTGATCTGCTTGATATCGTGGCACTAAAGGAGTATATAGCACAGGACAGCTTTTGTGAAATTGTTGATGTCCAG GTACCCCAGTTATCAAAAAAGGATAGAAATAAATCAGTGCATGAGAGACTTGTAGAGACCACTCAGTCGCTGGTGGTTTCCAAAGGTGAGATTTGGAGTGAAGAACTAAAGAGAGATATGCCTTGTCGCTGGCAATGCCATGGGGATCTTGTCCTGTTTGGTGAAGGCTGCTTCTCTAATGCAATATGGAAGGACATTG GATCTGAATTCTGGACTGCAGTTGCCCAGACCCTGGGAGTAAAACGTATAGCACAAATTAAAAAGATTTCCCAGGATGGGTATCGCACACCTATAGTGACAATGCTTTTAGGAGACAGCAGCTATGTAACACACATCGACAACCACATCAG GTATGAGTTTGATGTCACGAAGTGCATGTTCTCATCTGGGAATATCACAGAGAAgctcagaatagcttcttttgaCTGCAGTGGAGAGACTGTGATTGACTTATATGCAG GGATTGGCTACTTCACTCTTCCATATCTGGTACATGCAAAGGCTGCACACGTGCATGCCTGTGAATGGAACCCAGATGCAGTAAAAGCTCTACGAAGAAACCTTCTGATCAATGGTGTGTTAGACTACTGCACTGTCCATCAAGGAGACAACAGACAG CTTCCTTTAAGTGATCTTGCTGACCGAGTGAATTTGGGTCTCATACCAAGTTCAGAGGAGGGTTGGCCTGTGGCATGTCGTCTGCTAAAGAAGAGCACTGGAGGAATCTTGCATATCCACCAAAATGTCACTACACCTTTGCACCATCAAACACCTGAACATTCATCTGCTATAGATGTCAAAAAGAGCTCTGCTGTGAAAGAATCTCCTCTAAGGATACAGAAAGATATGGAAGTGTGGACTGCCTGGGCAAGAGACACAGCAAGCCGTATTTGTTTACTGTTGTTAGACATCACTGGGGCCACATGGAGGACAAACATTATGCACATAGAGCATGTTAAAACATATGCTCCACATATCAGTCATGTAGTACTGGACTTGGAGTGTAGACCTCTCTGA
- the LOC127418219 gene encoding ribonuclease H2 subunit C-like: MSTNSCVTSIRLDSVKQEDKGQIHLLPCEIEHNGPAEVSKFFTSTVKEREHEITVSFRGRGLKGQKLNCPKGHTGLVLKEVQRPASDQEDRIVKVSSVFHNFTYWNLETPPTSDDGVVMAMAWPQLAETIHGPVDD; the protein is encoded by the exons ATGTCAACGAACAGTTGTGTGACATCTATCCGGCTTGACTCCGTCAAACAAGAGGACAAAGGGCAGATCCACTTGTTACCTTGTGAAATAGAGCATAACGGGCCTGCCGAAGTCTCAAAGTTCTTTACTTCCACTGTGAAGGAGCGCGAACACG AAATAACCGTGTCATTCAGAGGCCGAGGACTGAAGGGTCAAAAATTGAACTGCCCAAAAGGACACACAGGACTGGTGCTGAAAGAGGTTCAGAGGCCTGCATCTGATCAAGAG GACAGAATAGTAAAAGTCTCTTCAGTGTTCCATAATTTCACATACTGGAATTTGGAGACACCCCCAACATCTGATGATGGAGTTGTGATGGCAATGGCATGGCCTCAGCTAGCAGAGACG ATACATGGACCAGTGGACGACtga
- the LOC127418218 gene encoding zinc finger and BTB domain-containing protein 3-like, with amino-acid sequence MEFSGHSQQLLACLRSQRLQGFLCDCAVQVGPTRFVAHRAVLASFSPFFHMFYSDQSMGNTSSVNGGPLRDTVTINGDIVTPQAFGLLLDFMYDGVLRLEAHPPPEDVLAAASFLHMNDVVRVCKRRLQGRGLAEADSTRVEVGANELAKTGEGLDGSPQEDMPGAETERVLGRDGPATVGNPSLSSSLAHCPQSIQQMSLYIDTKTETQAGMGNLLTHSGVESSEMADTTQPGMESQLPVSNSCPGLPACSASPRHDKTRISARSASLESALSGPCSSTEQIQTSTEIQPVVASAMTLNNVDNTSTAHSVSSEPGMLVHTNSLLSQTVKPIQDQKNGQFTGNPRLSQHIPNERRKGHKMPLTRTSTNSSAVGEENEDGIKVKVEAIVISDEESDDMDEVLDHGQRRNTDLVHSDDYEDSNHDIEELTNTQFIPAHPIIHLPHQEPLSYPSSPQGPGTSATDNTGFPSSLFPASSQPEQQAMYLEDFQDSIGNYVDDVPTCNTCGKTFSCAYTLRRHAIVHTRERPYECSYCYRSYTQSGDLYRHIRKAHDHGLAVKRSRVESDPPPSPPPPHPPQT; translated from the coding sequence ATGGAGTTTTCAGGTCATAGTCAGCAGCTCTTGGCTTGTCTGCGCTCTCAGCGTCTGCAAGGTTTCCTTTGTGACTGCGCCGTGCAGGTCGGCCCGACTCGCTTCGTAGCTCATCGTGCTGTGCTGGCAtctttctctccctttttccATATGTTCTACTCCGATCAGTCAATGGGAAATACAAGCTCAGTCAATGGAGGGCCCCTGAGAGACACAGTCACCATTAACGGTGATATAGTGACCCCTCAAGCCTTTGGACTGCTTCTTGATTTTATGTACGACGGAGTGCTTCGATTGGAAGCCCACCCCCCTCCAGAGGACGTGCTTGCTGCAGCCAGCTTCTTGCACATGAATGATGTGGTGCGAGTTTGTAAGAGAAGACTGCAGGGTCGTGGATTGGCCGAGGCGGACAGCACAAGAGTAGAAGTTGGAGCAAACGAGTTAGCTAAAACTGGAGAAGGGCTTGACGGGTCACCTCAAGAGGACATGCCTGGTGCTGAGACAGAAAGGGTATTAGGACGAGATGGACCAGCGACAGTTGGAAACCCATCCTTATCATCCTCTTTAGCACATTGTCCTCAGTCAATCCAACAAATGTCACTTTATATTGATACCAAGACTGAGACACAAGCAGGCATGGGCAATCTCCTCACACACAGTGGTGTAGAAAGTTCAGAGATGGCTGACACTACCCAGCCAGGAATGGAATCTCAGTTACCGGTTAGTAATTCTTGTCCAGGTTTGCCCGCATGTAGTGCTTCACCTAGGCATGACAAAACAAGAATATCTGCAAGATCAGCTAGCCTTGAGTCTGCACTTTCAGGTCCATGTAGTTCGACGGAACAAATTCAGACAAGCACAGAGATCCAACCTGTTGTAGCCTCTGCAATGACACTGAACAATGTAGATAACACCAGCACTGCCCACTCAGTCTCCAGTGAACCTGGCATGTTAGTGCATACCAACAGTCTGCTGAGTCAAACCGTAAAACCCATTCAAGACCAGAAAAATGGACAGTTCACTGGAAATCCTAGGTTGTCTCAACACATCCCGAATGAAAGGAGAAAAGGGCACAAAATGCCTCTCACTCGAACTTCAACAAATTCCTCAGCAGTAGGGGAGGAAAATGAGGATGGCATCAAGGTGAAAGTGGAGGCCATTGTGATTTCTGATGAGGAGTCGGATGACATGGATGAGGTCTTGGATCATGGTCAAAGGAGAAATACAGATTTAGTTCACAGTGATGATTACGAAGACAGTAACCATGATATTGAGGAGCTCACCAACACTCAGTTCATACCTGCTCACCCAATAATTCACCTTCCCCATCAAGAGCCCCTCTCATATCCTTCTTCACCGCAAGGTCCAGGTACTTCTGCGACAGACAATACTGGCTTTCCATCATCTCTTTTTCCAGCCAGTTCCCAGCCAGAGCAACAGGCCATGTACCTAGAGGATTTTCAGGACTCTATTGGGAACTATGTAGATGATGTACCCACCTGTAACACCTGTGGAAAGACTTTCTCCTGTGCATACACCCTGAGAAGACATGCCATTGTACACACCAGGGAACGACCTTATGAGTGCAGCTACTGTTATCGTAGCTACACACAGTCGGGAGACTTGTACAGGCACATCAGAAAGGCACATGATCATGGCCTGGCGGTCAAACGCAGCAGGGTAGAGTCGGACCCTCCCCCATCGCCGCCCCCTCCTCATCCACCCCAAACATAG